One Solibacillus sp. R5-41 DNA segment encodes these proteins:
- the psiE gene encoding phosphate-starvation-inducible protein PsiE yields the protein MEEKLKKIHSIKKVVPQFFQVVLNIGLTILALVLSVMLFVEIIDFLQMVFSTEKRDYKYFLANILVFFLYFEFITMIVKYFKEDYHFPLRYFMYIGITAMIRLIIVEHDSAIDTLLFSLVILVLIIGYYIINITPRERPFKK from the coding sequence ATGGAGGAGAAGCTGAAAAAGATTCACAGTATAAAGAAGGTAGTGCCCCAATTCTTCCAAGTTGTTTTAAACATTGGCTTGACGATTTTAGCGCTTGTTTTAAGTGTGATGTTATTTGTGGAAATTATTGATTTTTTGCAAATGGTTTTTTCCACTGAAAAGCGGGATTATAAATATTTTTTAGCTAATATTCTCGTATTCTTTCTTTATTTTGAGTTTATCACGATGATTGTTAAATACTTTAAAGAAGATTATCATTTTCCACTACGCTACTTTATGTATATTGGTATTACCGCAATGATTCGGCTCATTATTGTCGAACACGATAGCGCGATAGATACACTGTTATTTTCGCTTGTCATACTAGTGCTCATTATTGGGTATTACATTATTAATATTACGCCACGTGAACGTCCGTTTAAAAAATAA
- a CDS encoding GGDEF domain-containing protein → MLTLEQQQNYYDRAQQFLIAGDYKQAEEWLQIVITSASQHQDYPTYTAANITLLRILMNSVRYDELFPVLEGVSPYISRYATDVDEFSYRSTRVIFHYTAGIGTPLEDLEQLYKESKEKHFLPQFYSAGNNLLHVYYEKGDFEKGILLANELETLTDHSKFHDPVIPFVYYVNSFKLYYRTGNFHKAEVNVHAIEAQDLHKKVPTLENHYWFCKALVEAQHGCFKMAYHYFDKALNGMDNKYYFLSELELWIQVLNMKGKTDDVIYYQKIMIKTLRNYVNNEESLRRTKIIEQMTTANLEGRLHTDRLTEVKNRAFYEDKLLKSRLYMNYTVAIFDIDKFKAINDKYGHLIGDQALKFIASHVVKQLPERDMDMIRYGGDEFILLFPYHKDEVHDLIVSLHNSISNEDFIIRETNEKLTIQVSLGIGYTNEEPATLKDLFKIADKALYKAKENGRNQIQVLKFTKHSS, encoded by the coding sequence ATGTTAACGTTAGAACAACAGCAAAATTATTATGATCGCGCCCAACAATTCCTTATAGCCGGTGATTATAAACAAGCGGAAGAATGGCTACAAATTGTTATTACAAGTGCCTCTCAGCATCAAGATTACCCAACTTATACCGCTGCCAATATTACACTACTTCGAATTTTGATGAATTCAGTTAGATATGATGAGCTCTTTCCGGTTTTAGAAGGCGTTTCACCTTATATTTCGCGTTATGCAACAGATGTAGATGAATTTTCATATCGATCTACACGTGTGATATTTCATTACACAGCAGGTATTGGGACACCGCTAGAAGATTTAGAGCAACTGTATAAGGAATCAAAGGAAAAGCATTTTTTACCGCAATTTTATAGTGCAGGGAATAATTTATTGCATGTGTATTATGAAAAAGGCGATTTTGAAAAAGGGATACTACTTGCGAACGAACTAGAAACATTAACTGACCATTCAAAATTCCATGACCCGGTTATCCCGTTTGTATATTATGTCAATTCATTTAAACTTTATTATCGCACAGGTAATTTTCATAAGGCAGAAGTTAATGTCCATGCAATTGAAGCGCAAGATTTGCATAAAAAAGTCCCGACGCTTGAGAATCACTATTGGTTTTGTAAGGCATTGGTGGAGGCACAACATGGCTGCTTTAAGATGGCGTATCATTATTTTGATAAAGCACTTAATGGGATGGACAATAAATACTATTTTTTATCCGAGCTGGAGCTATGGATACAGGTATTAAACATGAAGGGGAAAACCGATGATGTTATTTATTATCAAAAAATAATGATTAAAACGTTACGGAACTATGTCAACAATGAAGAAAGTTTACGCCGCACAAAAATTATAGAGCAAATGACGACTGCCAATTTAGAGGGACGATTGCATACGGATCGTTTAACAGAAGTGAAAAATCGGGCATTTTACGAAGATAAACTATTAAAAAGTCGCTTGTATATGAATTACACAGTTGCCATTTTTGATATTGATAAATTTAAAGCTATTAATGATAAATATGGTCATCTAATAGGGGACCAAGCACTCAAATTTATCGCCTCACATGTTGTAAAACAGTTGCCAGAACGAGACATGGACATGATTCGTTACGGAGGAGATGAATTTATTTTATTATTTCCATATCATAAAGATGAAGTGCATGATTTGATTGTTTCGCTACATAATAGTATTTCAAACGAAGATTTCATTATTAGAGAAACGAACGAAAAATTGACTATACAAGTGAGTCTAGGGATAGGTTATACGAATGAAGAGCCCGCAACATTAAAAGATTTATTTAAAATAGCAGATAAAGCCTTATACAAAGCAAAGGAAAATGGTCGAAATCAAATTCAAGTTTTAAAGTTTACAAAGCATAGTAGCTAA
- a CDS encoding carboxypeptidase M32 codes for MKQTFIDYVKKMQNYSEALSVIYWDMRTGAPRKGLPQRAEVIGTLSAELFALQTSDELGNTLQQLEPEKLDFVTRRLYEKVKESYDESKKIPADEFKAYTILKAKSEAAWEEAKAKSDYQIFLPYLKEVITYQKKFVQYWGIKNGSAYNTLLDKYEPEMTTDVLDTLFGELKETIVPLVKAIQASPNKPDTAILFEHFPKVGQREASLVLLKQLGYDFEAGRLDETVHPFMIGLNSGDIRVTTKYDELDFRSALFGTIHECGHALYEQNIDPQLNGLPLSTGASMGIHESQSLFYENFIGRNENFWKHNFNILQKHSPAQFAHVDVEDFLKAINFSEPSFIRIEADELTYPLHIMIRYEIEREIFNGDLRAEDLPNVWNDKYEAYLGIRPENDAQGILQDMHWSDGSFGYFPSYALGFMYAAQWKHAMIQDIPNFDELCLSGNLSPIREWLTTKVHQFGALKKPLELIQEGTGEALTAKYLAEYLQQKYTKLYQL; via the coding sequence ATGAAACAAACATTTATCGACTATGTGAAGAAAATGCAAAACTATTCTGAGGCGCTGTCCGTTATTTATTGGGATATGCGTACTGGGGCTCCGCGCAAAGGGTTACCACAGCGTGCAGAAGTGATTGGTACATTGTCCGCTGAATTATTCGCCTTACAAACGAGCGATGAATTAGGTAATACGCTGCAGCAGCTTGAACCGGAAAAGCTAGATTTCGTGACCCGTCGATTGTATGAGAAAGTCAAAGAATCCTATGATGAATCGAAAAAAATCCCAGCAGATGAATTCAAAGCTTATACCATTTTAAAAGCAAAATCAGAAGCTGCTTGGGAGGAAGCCAAGGCAAAATCGGATTATCAAATTTTCCTACCTTACTTAAAAGAAGTAATCACTTATCAAAAGAAATTCGTACAATATTGGGGTATAAAAAATGGCTCTGCTTACAACACACTACTCGATAAATATGAGCCAGAAATGACAACAGATGTATTGGACACGCTTTTTGGCGAACTAAAAGAAACAATTGTGCCGTTAGTTAAGGCGATTCAAGCATCACCAAATAAACCTGATACAGCAATTTTATTTGAGCATTTCCCGAAAGTTGGGCAGCGAGAGGCTTCTTTGGTGCTACTAAAACAACTTGGCTATGATTTTGAAGCAGGTCGCTTAGATGAAACGGTTCATCCATTTATGATTGGCTTAAATAGTGGCGACATACGCGTTACGACAAAGTATGATGAACTGGATTTCCGTTCTGCACTTTTCGGCACGATTCATGAGTGTGGGCATGCACTTTATGAGCAAAATATTGACCCTCAGCTAAACGGACTACCATTATCAACAGGCGCGTCAATGGGTATCCATGAGTCCCAGTCATTATTTTATGAAAACTTTATCGGGCGCAACGAGAATTTTTGGAAACATAATTTTAATATTTTACAAAAACATTCACCTGCGCAATTTGCCCATGTGGACGTGGAAGATTTTTTAAAGGCGATCAATTTTTCAGAGCCTTCATTTATTCGAATTGAGGCAGATGAATTAACTTACCCACTTCACATTATGATTCGTTATGAAATTGAACGTGAAATTTTCAACGGCGACTTAAGAGCAGAGGATTTACCGAACGTTTGGAACGATAAATATGAAGCATATTTAGGCATCCGCCCAGAAAATGATGCGCAAGGAATTTTGCAGGACATGCACTGGAGTGATGGCAGCTTTGGTTACTTCCCAAGCTATGCACTTGGTTTCATGTATGCTGCGCAGTGGAAACATGCCATGATTCAAGATATTCCAAATTTCGACGAATTATGTCTAAGCGGTAACTTATCACCTATTCGTGAATGGTTAACGACAAAGGTTCACCAATTCGGTGCATTGAAAAAGCCCCTTGAATTAATTCAAGAAGGCACAGGGGAAGCATTAACTGCAAAATATTTAGCAGAATATTTACAGCAAAAGTATACAAAACTTTACCAACTTTAA